From Candidatus Angelobacter sp., a single genomic window includes:
- a CDS encoding universal stress protein — MKIKPSKKPGSVVVEMNPRDSERLSQAAETTNGAPRPFELRTILVPIDFSACSRKALQYAIPLAKEFGATIALLHVVHVNYAAGPEFGAMDFPLIEADLRKSAEEGLAKLAAAEIQGQVAFVCLVRSGLEVIEIVDAAKKLESDLIVISTHGRTGLKHVFMGSVAENVVRLAPCPVLVVREQEHEFVKS, encoded by the coding sequence ATGAAAATCAAACCTTCGAAAAAACCGGGCAGTGTCGTCGTCGAGATGAATCCGCGCGACTCGGAGCGCCTGTCACAGGCGGCGGAAACGACCAACGGGGCGCCTCGTCCTTTCGAACTCAGGACGATTCTGGTCCCGATTGATTTTTCGGCCTGTTCCAGAAAGGCGCTGCAATACGCGATTCCGCTGGCCAAAGAATTTGGTGCCACCATCGCGTTGCTTCACGTCGTGCATGTCAATTACGCGGCCGGGCCGGAATTCGGTGCCATGGACTTTCCGCTCATCGAGGCCGACCTGCGGAAGAGCGCCGAAGAGGGACTGGCCAAACTCGCCGCCGCGGAGATACAAGGGCAGGTCGCCTTCGTGTGTCTGGTTCGGAGCGGTCTCGAGGTGATCGAGATCGTTGACGCCGCCAAAAAACTGGAGAGCGACCTCATTGTGATTTCGACGCACGGCCGCACCGGTTTGAAACATGTCTTCATGGGGAGCGTCGCCGAAAATGTGGTGCGCCTCGCGCCGTGCCCGGTGCTGGTGGTGCGTGAACAGGAGCACGAATTCGTGAAGAGTTGA
- a CDS encoding universal stress protein yields the protein MKPTLKTRLAEPLRSTRGVSPPARGRGADAVRQSAATRIQIRKILVPTDFSRASLRALRCAVDFANRFDASLCLVHVVEPASFVTHVGNVPPAGSDRETTNKLHHKLVMLARKEVGPLTPVSPLVCIGKPFHEIARIARTVDADLILIATHGRGGLKRAFLGSTAERVVRHAPCPVLVVREKERDSGWHGPSSA from the coding sequence ATGAAACCGACACTCAAAACTCGACTGGCGGAACCGCTTCGCTCGACACGAGGCGTGTCACCGCCGGCCCGGGGGCGGGGCGCCGATGCCGTCCGTCAGTCCGCCGCAACGCGTATCCAGATAAGGAAGATTCTCGTGCCGACGGATTTTTCGCGGGCATCACTCAGGGCGCTGAGGTGCGCCGTGGACTTTGCGAACCGGTTCGACGCGTCGCTTTGTCTCGTTCACGTGGTCGAGCCTGCGTCTTTCGTCACCCATGTCGGCAACGTGCCGCCGGCCGGGTCCGACCGCGAAACAACCAACAAGCTGCACCATAAACTGGTCATGTTGGCGCGCAAGGAAGTCGGACCGCTGACGCCCGTGAGTCCGCTGGTTTGCATCGGCAAACCGTTTCACGAGATCGCCAGAATCGCGCGCACGGTTGACGCGGACCTGATTCTCATCGCCACACATGGCCGCGGCGGATTGAAACGCGCATTTCTGGGAAGCACCGCGGAACGGGTGGTGCGACACGCGCCGTGTCCGGTGCTGGTGGTGCGCGAGAAGGAACGCGACTCCGGATGGCACGGCCCATCTTCTGCCTGA
- the nirK gene encoding copper-containing nitrite reductase, whose protein sequence is MNIKWSIKFGSSFMMAALFASAAPGLNAAENGAATPRTNTKPNDPSVVGAEVALVTHAPHVPPPITRKTPAKVIVTLEVKEVVRRLADGVDYIFWTFGGEVPGGFIRIREGDEVEFHLNNHQENKMPHNIDLHAVTGPGGGATSSFTAPGHSSQFSFKALNPGLYVYHCATAPVGMHVGNGMYGLILVEPKEGLPPVDHEYYVMQGEFYTTGKYGDPGLQGFDMDKAIDERPPYVVFNGAVGSLVGDKALTAKVGDRIRLFVGNGGPNLTSSFHVIGEIFDTVYPEAGAQPTHNVQTTVIPPGGAAIVDFQVQVPGTYILVDHALFRAFNKGALGMLKVDGPPDLLVYSGKEVDAVYLGKAAEAGSEAEKKVTALKAQVAEEIKSNPKIAGLTREIQVQKGKAVYMQTCFVCHQPEGQGVAGQIPPLAKSDFLSTLTKEDYIRGVLLGRTGQIVVNGATYNGIMVPMNYLNDEDIANVLTYVRGNWGNSGDAVTPQEVARIRQESPPPPQNKYE, encoded by the coding sequence ATGAACATAAAATGGTCCATAAAGTTCGGCAGCTCCTTCATGATGGCTGCCTTGTTCGCGTCCGCCGCGCCTGGCCTCAACGCGGCTGAAAACGGTGCGGCGACTCCCAGGACGAATACCAAGCCAAACGACCCTTCCGTCGTGGGCGCGGAGGTCGCACTGGTCACTCACGCGCCCCACGTCCCGCCGCCGATCACGCGCAAGACACCGGCAAAGGTCATTGTCACTCTTGAGGTGAAGGAAGTGGTGCGCCGCCTGGCCGATGGCGTGGACTATATTTTCTGGACCTTTGGCGGCGAGGTGCCGGGGGGCTTCATCCGCATCCGCGAAGGCGACGAAGTCGAGTTTCATTTAAACAACCATCAGGAAAATAAAATGCCGCACAACATTGACCTGCACGCGGTCACCGGGCCAGGCGGCGGCGCCACGTCGTCGTTCACGGCGCCTGGGCACAGTTCGCAGTTTTCGTTCAAGGCGTTGAATCCCGGTCTGTACGTTTATCACTGCGCGACGGCGCCCGTCGGAATGCATGTGGGCAATGGAATGTACGGCCTGATTCTCGTTGAACCGAAGGAAGGTTTGCCGCCGGTGGACCACGAGTACTACGTGATGCAGGGCGAGTTTTACACGACCGGCAAATATGGCGATCCGGGTTTGCAGGGATTCGACATGGACAAGGCCATCGATGAAAGGCCGCCTTACGTCGTGTTTAACGGCGCCGTGGGTTCGCTGGTCGGCGACAAGGCGCTCACAGCGAAGGTCGGCGACCGGATCCGTCTGTTCGTGGGCAACGGCGGCCCGAATCTCACCTCATCATTCCACGTCATCGGCGAGATATTCGACACGGTTTATCCGGAAGCGGGCGCACAGCCGACCCACAACGTGCAAACCACCGTGATCCCTCCGGGTGGCGCGGCGATTGTGGACTTTCAGGTCCAGGTGCCGGGCACTTACATCCTCGTGGATCATGCGTTGTTTCGCGCTTTCAACAAAGGCGCGCTGGGCATGTTGAAGGTGGACGGCCCGCCGGATCTGCTTGTTTATTCCGGCAAGGAAGTGGACGCGGTTTACCTCGGCAAGGCCGCGGAAGCCGGGTCGGAAGCGGAAAAGAAAGTCACCGCGTTGAAGGCGCAGGTGGCCGAGGAGATCAAGAGCAATCCGAAAATCGCCGGACTGACCCGGGAAATTCAGGTCCAGAAAGGAAAGGCCGTTTACATGCAGACCTGCTTCGTGTGCCACCAGCCCGAAGGCCAGGGCGTTGCCGGTCAGATTCCGCCGTTGGCGAAGTCCGACTTCCTTTCAACCCTCACCAAGGAAGATTATATCCGCGGCGTCTTGCTGGGGCGAACCGGACAGATTGTCGTCAACGGTGCGACTTACAACGGCATCATGGTCCCGATGAACTACCTGAACGACGAAGACATCGCCAACGTGCTGACCTATGTCCGGGGCAATTGGGGCAACTCCGGTGACGCCGTTACCCCTCAGGAAGTCGCCAGAATCCGGCAGGAATCTCCCCCGCCGCCACAGAACAAATACGAATAA
- a CDS encoding formylglycine-generating enzyme family protein, with product MLNLKHRARVVLPLICASIVGAGAAETPRGMARIPDGVYRPFYRALNDPVEVPVRAFCLDVLPVTNGDFLEFVRANPRWRRSQVKRLFADESYLKDWAGDLSLGTNAPANVPATFVSWFAAKAYAQWKGKRLPTVAEWEYAASASPTRPDGENDSEFTRRVLEWYSTPTATLPPVGGGRPNVWGIHDLHGLVWEWAADFNTAMATGDARGDTSPDGQLFCGAGAQDATNLKNYPAFMRYGFRSSLKAEYCVHNLGFRCAKDL from the coding sequence ATGTTGAACCTCAAACATCGAGCCCGTGTTGTCCTGCCTCTGATATGCGCCAGCATCGTCGGGGCGGGCGCCGCCGAGACCCCGCGCGGCATGGCGCGGATTCCCGATGGCGTTTACCGACCGTTCTATCGCGCGTTAAACGACCCCGTCGAAGTCCCGGTCAGGGCGTTCTGCCTCGACGTCCTGCCGGTAACCAATGGCGATTTTCTCGAATTCGTCCGCGCCAATCCACGCTGGCGGAGGTCACAGGTGAAACGACTTTTCGCCGACGAATCGTATCTCAAAGATTGGGCCGGAGACCTCTCGCTCGGGACAAATGCGCCGGCAAACGTGCCGGCCACTTTCGTCTCATGGTTCGCCGCCAAAGCGTACGCACAGTGGAAAGGCAAACGCCTGCCGACAGTCGCCGAATGGGAGTACGCCGCCTCCGCGAGTCCCACACGGCCCGACGGCGAGAATGACTCTGAATTCACGCGCCGGGTCCTCGAATGGTACTCCACGCCGACGGCGACGCTTCCTCCGGTTGGCGGGGGTCGCCCAAATGTCTGGGGCATCCACGATCTGCACGGGCTGGTCTGGGAATGGGCCGCTGACTTCAACACCGCGATGGCCACGGGCGACGCACGCGGCGACACCAGCCCGGACGGCCAGCTCTTTTGCGGTGCGGGAGCACAGGACGCGACCAACCTCAAAAATTATCCGGCCTTCATGCGTTACGGTTTTCGGAGCAGCCTGAAAGCGGAGTATTGCGTTCACAACCTCGGCTTCCGCTGCGCAAAAGATTTATGA